From Cecembia calidifontis, one genomic window encodes:
- a CDS encoding sugar phosphate isomerase/epimerase family protein, whose product MALQVSFGVSTWLWTSPFNKDTVALFPKIKAMGFDAVEIPVEDPALIHIADVKSALLDNGLKPIICGAFGPSRDLTHDDPKYHQICFDYLQSCFKTAAELGADFVAGPMYSAVGKARLVSEAQKKTEWERAVNNLYKVCEMAAGWGQDIALESLNRFETDLINNTKELMQLIDDINHPRAKVLLDGFHLSIEERSMEEAVLLAGKKLIHVQVSENHRGIPGTGQTHWDSFKKGLEAVGYRGCVSIESFTPNVQELAGAVCIWKPLAPSQDYFAEQGLAFLKDWARDRFFTH is encoded by the coding sequence ATGGCTTTACAAGTAAGTTTTGGCGTAAGTACCTGGCTTTGGACTTCTCCATTCAACAAAGATACGGTAGCCCTATTCCCCAAAATCAAGGCCATGGGCTTTGATGCAGTGGAAATCCCTGTTGAAGATCCTGCACTCATTCATATTGCCGATGTTAAATCCGCCTTGCTGGATAATGGGCTTAAACCCATTATCTGCGGGGCATTCGGACCGAGCCGGGACCTGACACATGATGACCCCAAATACCATCAGATTTGTTTTGACTACCTTCAGTCCTGTTTTAAAACAGCAGCAGAATTGGGAGCGGATTTCGTCGCCGGACCTATGTATTCTGCTGTGGGCAAGGCGAGGTTGGTCTCCGAAGCACAAAAGAAAACAGAATGGGAAAGGGCTGTCAATAACCTATACAAAGTCTGTGAAATGGCAGCAGGATGGGGCCAGGATATTGCTTTGGAATCCCTGAACAGGTTTGAAACCGACCTCATCAACAATACCAAAGAACTGATGCAGCTGATCGATGACATCAACCATCCCCGGGCAAAAGTCCTTTTGGACGGCTTTCATCTGAGCATAGAAGAAAGAAGCATGGAAGAGGCCGTTCTATTGGCAGGCAAAAAACTGATCCATGTGCAGGTATCCGAAAACCATAGGGGGATCCCGGGTACAGGACAGACCCATTGGGACAGTTTTAAAAAAGGGCTGGAAGCCGTGGGATACAGAGGTTGTGTCTCCATTGAGAGTTTTACCCCCAATGTTCAGGAACTCGCAGGGGCAGTCTGTATCTGGAAACCGCTTGCACCAAGTCAGGATTATTTTGCAGAGCAGGGCTTGGCTTTTCTGAAGGATTGGGCCAGAGACAGGTTTTTTACACATTAG
- a CDS encoding IS30 family transposase → MNKFKHLSQEQRYQIEALFRNGTSQTKIAAIIGVNKSTVSRELQRNTGKRGRYSGEYKAAVAQNRTDERHRLKRKRIKFTESLKEEARKFLVVDKLSPELISVTWKKQGKEGVCHETLYNWIFTAKKSSHWRYRRDRELYKNLRHGKRKRKRGNYRHTRGIIRERVPIDQRPPVVEKRQRIGDIEVDLMMGKNHKSALLVLVDRATLVTTIEKLDGKNADIIEQKIAKRIQRIGASFFKSITFDNDMAFANHYKIRDKFNIPTFFTRPYTSQDKGTVENRIGLIRAFLPKGTDLNQISREQIQNIETKINNRPIRKFNYLSPIECLMKKLGVAFMT, encoded by the coding sequence ATGAATAAATTTAAACATCTCAGCCAGGAACAAAGGTACCAAATAGAGGCTTTATTTAGAAACGGAACTTCCCAGACCAAAATCGCTGCGATTATCGGTGTCAACAAAAGTACTGTATCCAGAGAACTTCAAAGAAATACCGGCAAGAGGGGCCGTTATAGCGGTGAATATAAGGCTGCAGTTGCCCAGAACCGTACAGACGAAAGACATAGACTCAAGAGAAAGCGAATCAAATTTACCGAGTCCCTTAAAGAAGAGGCCCGCAAATTCCTTGTTGTTGACAAATTGAGCCCAGAGCTAATATCGGTCACCTGGAAGAAACAAGGTAAAGAAGGGGTTTGTCATGAGACACTCTACAACTGGATATTTACTGCCAAAAAAAGTAGCCATTGGAGATACCGAAGGGACAGGGAGCTTTACAAGAATCTCCGGCATGGTAAAAGAAAGCGTAAGAGAGGTAATTACAGGCATACCAGAGGAATTATCAGGGAGAGAGTTCCAATTGACCAAAGGCCTCCTGTAGTTGAAAAAAGACAAAGGATAGGAGATATTGAAGTAGACCTTATGATGGGGAAAAACCACAAATCAGCTCTTTTGGTACTGGTGGACAGGGCAACCTTGGTTACTACCATAGAGAAACTTGATGGTAAAAATGCAGATATCATTGAACAGAAAATAGCAAAGAGAATACAGAGAATTGGTGCTTCGTTCTTCAAATCAATCACTTTCGATAATGATATGGCATTCGCAAACCATTATAAAATCAGAGATAAATTCAATATCCCAACATTCTTTACAAGACCATACACTTCACAGGATAAAGGAACAGTGGAAAACAGAATCGGACTTATCAGGGCTTTCCTGCCAAAGGGTACTGACCTCAATCAAATCTCTCGGGAACAGATCCAAAATATAGAAACCAAAATCAATAACAGGCCAATAAGAAAGTTTAATTATCTTAGTCCTATCGAATGTCTAATGAAAAAATTAGGCGTTGCATTTATGACTTGA
- a CDS encoding AraC family transcriptional regulator: protein MKQALEKSRIPANKAFVVKELIAPFFDNHWHFHQEYQLFLVLEGRGTRFIGDQMKPFREYDMVFTGPNLPHLWRNDAAYFDKESHLKTHGIVVYFGEDLLGSAVHEKEELELIKTLFHKSLRGLEITGETNLILRSKLKELVSKSGFESFLLLLDILRTIATSYDCAPIAQAGYINNNKESEKDRMRKVYEYVTENFQKKIQLHEVASLANMTESAFSRYFKSRMNKPFSEFLSDVRISHACKLLHEADINVSQVCYDSGFNTLSNFNKQFKERMGVSPLVYRRDYQRTLE from the coding sequence ATGAAGCAGGCCTTAGAAAAATCAAGGATTCCGGCCAACAAAGCCTTTGTGGTAAAGGAACTCATCGCACCTTTTTTTGACAATCACTGGCATTTCCATCAGGAATACCAGTTGTTTTTGGTGTTGGAGGGAAGGGGAACAAGGTTTATTGGGGATCAAATGAAACCATTTCGCGAGTATGATATGGTATTTACTGGTCCTAATCTCCCCCATTTATGGAGGAATGATGCGGCCTATTTTGACAAGGAAAGTCATTTAAAAACCCATGGCATTGTGGTGTATTTTGGAGAGGATTTATTGGGTTCGGCTGTCCATGAAAAAGAGGAACTGGAATTGATAAAAACACTTTTTCATAAATCCTTGCGTGGCTTGGAAATTACAGGTGAAACTAATTTGATACTGAGGTCAAAGTTGAAGGAACTGGTTTCCAAGTCAGGTTTTGAAAGTTTTCTTTTGCTTCTTGACATTTTAAGAACAATAGCCACTTCCTATGATTGTGCCCCTATTGCCCAGGCAGGGTATATCAACAATAATAAGGAGTCGGAGAAAGACAGGATGCGGAAAGTGTATGAATATGTCACGGAAAATTTCCAGAAAAAAATCCAGTTACATGAGGTGGCCAGCCTGGCCAATATGACCGAAAGTGCTTTTAGCCGTTATTTCAAGTCAAGGATGAACAAACCTTTTTCTGAATTTCTTTCCGATGTGAGAATCAGCCATGCATGCAAACTGCTGCATGAAGCGGACATCAATGTCAGTCAGGTTTGCTATGACAGTGGGTTCAATACCTTGTCCAATTTCAACAAGCAGTTTAAAGAAAGGATGGGTGTCAGTCCTTTGGTGTACAGAAGGGATTACCAGAGGACTTTGGAATGA
- a CDS encoding imm11 family protein, with protein MNINMLYYLGSKFSSNSFTVNSISLTAEIDDKGKTDAMKLLEGQYESFTFPIVFKHVSGKNHCDLIGTGWGILYLISDRMKKLLEENNLTGWKSFPVEIVDNKGEKIQEVYHGFSIVGRSGSINYKKSEIIEKRLVPNGPLSKYYKGLHPGMENWDGSDFFLPEKHWGIIVTQKAKDILTERQMKNLVFQNLAEIEIGVNAILKN; from the coding sequence ATGAATATTAATATGCTTTATTATTTAGGAAGTAAATTTTCAAGTAATTCATTTACAGTTAATTCCATAAGCTTAACTGCTGAAATTGATGATAAGGGCAAAACTGATGCGATGAAATTATTAGAAGGACAGTACGAATCATTCACATTTCCAATTGTTTTTAAACATGTCTCCGGCAAAAATCATTGTGATTTAATAGGTACTGGTTGGGGAATTTTATATTTGATTTCAGATCGGATGAAGAAACTTTTGGAAGAAAACAATCTCACAGGTTGGAAAAGTTTTCCAGTTGAAATTGTTGATAACAAAGGGGAAAAGATTCAGGAAGTGTATCATGGTTTTTCCATTGTGGGAAGAAGCGGTTCAATAAATTATAAAAAAAGTGAAATTATAGAAAAAAGATTAGTGCCTAATGGACCACTAAGTAAATACTATAAAGGGTTACACCCTGGAATGGAAAATTGGGATGGTAGCGACTTTTTCCTTCCAGAGAAACATTGGGGAATTATAGTTACTCAAAAAGCCAAAGATATCTTAACCGAACGCCAAATGAAGAACCTGGTGTTCCAGAATTTGGCTGAAATAGAAATTGGGGTAAATGCGATATTAAAAAATTAA
- a CDS encoding M14 family metallopeptidase, with translation MKKSLLSIIAILYSCQISAQNQYPTLFETSNGKETPVYNDVIQYFGTLAKDFEEVRMVEMGTTDSGLPLHVVLYDREKIFDPKKWHETGRLVVFINNGIHPGEPDGIDASMMFLRDILLGKQRVPNDLALAIIPVYNIGGHLNRGSFSRVNQNGPEAYGFRGNARNYDLNRDFIKADTKNSRSFQLIFNWLKPQIFIDTHVSNGADYQHVMTLISTQHNRLGGKTGEYLENELNPKLYEGMKAKGFPMVPYVNAWGGKPEDGWSQFKDSGRYSSGYAALFGTLSFMPETHMLKPYDQRVLSTYALFQTFMEIAEQDAAKIVALVQTDREAKKSQRQFDLNHTLDREKFKLIEYMGFESGQKPSEVSGHPRLYYDRTKPFTKEVKFYDTYQAGISIPKPKAYIIPQGWFHVLENLQRNAITLEPLKSDTLLPVTVYHIADFQTAQRPFEGHYLHSNVQVEKSQALMRFRPGDILVPMNQENNRYIMEVLEPQGEDSFFAWNFFDTILQAKEGYSAYVFEDLAAAFLSQNPEIRQELEKAKASDPELAKSGPAQLRWVYERSPWKEKEHNRYPVFRIEQ, from the coding sequence ATGAAAAAATCCCTGCTTTCTATTATAGCCATTTTATATTCCTGCCAAATATCGGCTCAAAACCAGTACCCTACCCTTTTTGAAACTTCCAATGGAAAGGAAACACCGGTATATAATGATGTCATTCAATATTTCGGAACCTTGGCAAAGGACTTTGAGGAAGTTAGGATGGTTGAAATGGGCACAACAGATTCCGGCCTTCCCCTACATGTGGTCCTCTATGACCGGGAAAAAATATTCGACCCCAAAAAATGGCATGAAACCGGACGCTTGGTGGTGTTCATCAACAATGGCATCCACCCCGGGGAACCTGATGGGATCGATGCATCCATGATGTTTTTGAGGGACATCCTGTTAGGGAAACAAAGGGTACCGAATGACCTGGCCTTGGCCATAATACCTGTTTACAATATTGGAGGGCATTTGAACAGGGGCAGTTTTTCCAGGGTAAATCAAAATGGTCCGGAAGCATACGGTTTCCGGGGCAATGCCAGAAATTATGACCTTAACCGGGATTTTATCAAGGCAGATACCAAAAATTCCAGATCCTTTCAACTGATTTTCAACTGGCTCAAACCTCAAATATTTATTGACACCCATGTCAGCAACGGGGCCGATTACCAACATGTGATGACCCTGATTTCCACCCAACACAACAGACTGGGAGGAAAAACCGGAGAATACCTGGAAAATGAACTGAATCCCAAGTTGTATGAAGGCATGAAAGCCAAGGGTTTTCCCATGGTGCCCTATGTCAATGCTTGGGGCGGCAAACCGGAAGACGGATGGTCACAGTTCAAAGACTCCGGCCGCTATAGCAGTGGATATGCTGCACTGTTCGGTACCCTGAGCTTTATGCCTGAGACCCATATGCTCAAACCTTATGATCAAAGGGTCTTATCCACTTATGCTTTATTCCAGACTTTTATGGAAATTGCTGAACAGGATGCTGCAAAGATTGTAGCCCTGGTTCAGACCGATAGAGAAGCCAAAAAAAGCCAGAGACAATTTGACCTGAACCATACCTTGGACAGGGAAAAATTCAAATTGATAGAATACATGGGATTCGAGTCAGGGCAAAAACCATCAGAGGTTTCGGGCCATCCCAGGCTATATTACGACAGGACCAAACCCTTTACCAAAGAGGTGAAATTCTATGACACTTACCAAGCCGGAATCAGCATCCCCAAACCCAAAGCCTACATCATTCCCCAAGGGTGGTTCCATGTTTTGGAAAATCTCCAAAGAAATGCGATTACTTTAGAGCCCTTAAAATCAGATACCCTGCTACCGGTAACTGTGTACCATATCGCCGATTTTCAAACCGCCCAAAGGCCTTTTGAGGGGCATTACCTTCACAGCAATGTGCAAGTGGAAAAATCTCAGGCACTCATGCGCTTCCGTCCAGGAGATATCCTGGTACCCATGAACCAGGAGAACAACCGCTATATTATGGAAGTATTGGAGCCGCAGGGAGAGGACAGTTTTTTTGCCTGGAATTTCTTTGATACCATCCTTCAGGCCAAAGAAGGATACTCTGCCTATGTATTTGAAGATCTGGCGGCAGCCTTTCTTAGCCAAAATCCGGAAATCAGACAGGAACTGGAAAAGGCCAAAGCCAGTGATCCCGAATTGGCCAAAAGCGGTCCTGCACAATTACGCTGGGTATATGAAAGAAGTCCCTGGAAAGAAAAAGAGCATAACCGCTATCCTGTTTTTAGGATAGAGCAGTGA
- a CDS encoding Gfo/Idh/MocA family protein, whose protein sequence is MSQKKINVAIIGLGFGAEFIPIYQRHPLANMYAICQRNEEKLNEIGDAFGVEVRYTDYDELLKDPNIDAVHINTPIQAHAEQSLKALRAGKHVACTVPMATTVEECRQIVEACEETGLTYMMMETVIYSREFLFVKEMYENGELGRIQFLRASHQQEMAGWPGYWEGLPPMHYATHCVGPVLALPNAQAEYVSCLGSGRIDENLIPKYGSPFAIETCHIKFKDSDLAAEVTRSLFNTARQYRESFDVYGSKKSFEWTLIEHEEPVIHTGEVPERVKVPDYAHLLPDEIAPFTTKGVYDSNDNQHLSFIQGAGHGGSHPHLVHEFLTALHEGRAPYPDARQSANITCVGILAHESAMAGGKIMYLPEFTLKKS, encoded by the coding sequence ATGAGTCAAAAGAAAATCAATGTCGCCATCATAGGCCTCGGTTTCGGGGCAGAGTTTATTCCGATTTATCAAAGACATCCTTTGGCCAATATGTATGCCATTTGCCAAAGAAATGAAGAAAAGCTGAATGAAATCGGGGATGCTTTTGGAGTGGAGGTTCGTTATACAGATTACGATGAATTGCTCAAAGACCCGAATATCGATGCCGTACATATCAACACTCCTATTCAGGCACATGCTGAGCAATCCCTCAAAGCACTAAGAGCCGGAAAACATGTGGCCTGTACGGTGCCTATGGCTACTACAGTAGAAGAGTGCCGTCAGATTGTAGAGGCCTGCGAAGAGACAGGTTTGACCTATATGATGATGGAGACGGTGATTTATTCCCGTGAATTTCTTTTTGTAAAGGAAATGTACGAAAATGGCGAACTGGGAAGGATTCAGTTCCTCAGGGCGAGTCACCAGCAGGAAATGGCCGGATGGCCGGGATATTGGGAGGGTTTGCCCCCTATGCATTATGCTACCCATTGTGTAGGTCCTGTATTGGCACTGCCCAATGCACAGGCAGAATACGTGTCCTGTTTGGGTTCGGGCAGGATTGATGAAAACCTGATCCCTAAATATGGTTCCCCATTTGCGATAGAGACCTGCCATATCAAATTCAAAGATTCTGACCTGGCCGCAGAGGTGACCCGTTCACTCTTCAATACTGCCAGACAGTACCGAGAAAGTTTTGACGTCTATGGTTCCAAAAAATCCTTTGAATGGACGCTGATTGAACATGAAGAGCCGGTCATCCACACCGGAGAGGTACCTGAAAGGGTAAAGGTTCCGGATTATGCCCATCTTTTGCCGGATGAAATCGCTCCTTTCACGACCAAGGGGGTTTATGATTCCAATGACAACCAGCACCTTTCCTTTATTCAGGGAGCGGGTCACGGGGGATCCCATCCGCATTTGGTGCATGAGTTTTTGACTGCATTGCACGAAGGAAGGGCACCTTATCCAGATGCGAGGCAATCGGCCAATATCACCTGCGTGGGTATTTTGGCCCATGAATCTGCCATGGCAGGAGGCAAGATCATGTACCTGCCGGAGTTTACCTTGAAGAAGTCCTGA
- a CDS encoding PVC-type heme-binding CxxCH protein, translating to MKIQRIFTYLILALLISCQSKSSFNPLHDGPRRAEILFLGHDSKHHDSEKLMPILARALFPKGINLTYTSDPNDLNLENLNMYDGIMIYANHDEITPAQEAALKKYVESGKGFIPLHSASFCFRNSDWYVAAVGGQFKSHGTGEFTVDIIAPDHPIMKGVSVFETWDETYLHTMLNPDMTVLMEREENGHREPWTWVRNQGNGRVFYTAYGHDERTWSRPEFHTLVANGVLWAIGEKVAAQVASFEIPQPRFEEAVIPNYENRVPPPKYQFPLSPEESMKLVQVPVGFELQLFASEPDIVNPMAMCWDEKGRLYVIETEDYPNEVRDVGGNDRIKILEDTDGDGKADKITVFAEGLNIPTSIMAINGGILISMAPDFVFLKDTNGDGKADVREVVMTGWGKSDTHAGPSNLKYGFDNKIWGVLGYSGFTGEIAGKKYNFSQGVYRFAPDISDFEYLGSTSNNTWGLGFSEDFNVFISTANGQHSAYLAMSNDFVRRPISGGFTNTVFGIDSHYDMPHLTPALRQVDYHGGYTAAAGHNFYTARNFPKKYWNRIAFVAEPTGRVLHNAIIEKDGSGFKEKNGFNILASSDEWFSPVHAEVGPDGALWIADWYNFIIQHNPTPRGFENGAGNAYINPMRDAKHGRIYRLVYKGNDNYKTMSIDPAKNKDLIAGLKSDNMFWRLTAQRLIVENKNTGIVSDLYKLINDRKTDELGLNTPAIHALWALHGLGLLDGSDKNSLQVVTKALNHPSAGVRRNAIEVLPRNLDSFKAITTARLDQDPDLNVRKSAFQKIALIQDNPELGEFFFKASQDEVNGKDVYISQIIFAGVLNNPNYFESNLANLMPKDKADSLMTLTDRIAKSIVEEEYKLDRRSSIPFPPDAKGKEIHIRAELAKGNDGLIGVIVAQGNKTNGYSLYVLDDVLNWVVKRDGKAYKISTPKGGVPDNFFTVYANLLESGEMQLFIDNKLIGKAQTPGLFTVSLNPGNVRVGNDGRGENQVGDYDAPSWLRGRMGRESYVSFKNPAFDMSSLMAAAIEKGQPSISRENAKVVKIGVIPHEMKYDVTSFKVKAGQAVIIDFENKDFMQHNLLVAQIGSLEKVGKAADEMARDPKGIEKNYIPDIPEIIIASKLVDPDNMESLMFIAPSKPGEYPFVCTVPGHWRMMNGKMIVE from the coding sequence ATGAAAATACAGCGCATTTTCACCTACCTGATCCTGGCATTATTAATTTCCTGCCAAAGCAAAAGCAGTTTCAATCCTTTGCACGACGGCCCTAGAAGAGCAGAAATTTTGTTTCTGGGACATGACAGCAAACACCACGATTCAGAAAAGCTGATGCCCATCCTGGCAAGGGCACTTTTCCCAAAGGGCATCAACCTCACTTACACTTCAGACCCCAATGACCTGAATCTGGAAAACCTCAACATGTACGACGGCATTATGATCTATGCCAATCATGATGAAATAACACCTGCACAGGAAGCGGCTTTGAAGAAATATGTTGAAAGTGGCAAGGGCTTCATCCCTCTGCACTCTGCTTCATTTTGTTTCAGGAACTCAGACTGGTATGTGGCCGCTGTAGGAGGACAGTTCAAGTCCCACGGCACCGGTGAATTTACAGTGGATATCATTGCACCGGATCACCCTATAATGAAGGGCGTGAGTGTATTTGAGACCTGGGATGAAACTTACCTCCATACCATGCTCAATCCTGACATGACGGTATTGATGGAAAGGGAGGAAAACGGACACAGAGAACCGTGGACCTGGGTAAGAAACCAGGGGAATGGAAGGGTATTCTATACAGCTTACGGACATGATGAACGGACTTGGAGCAGACCTGAATTCCATACGCTGGTGGCCAATGGTGTATTATGGGCCATTGGGGAAAAAGTGGCGGCCCAAGTTGCCTCATTCGAAATTCCACAGCCAAGATTTGAAGAGGCCGTTATCCCCAATTATGAAAATAGGGTGCCTCCACCAAAATATCAGTTCCCACTCAGTCCTGAGGAATCCATGAAACTGGTACAGGTTCCTGTGGGATTTGAATTACAGCTTTTTGCCTCCGAGCCAGACATTGTCAATCCAATGGCAATGTGCTGGGATGAAAAGGGAAGGCTTTATGTAATTGAAACCGAAGATTATCCTAACGAAGTAAGGGATGTGGGAGGAAATGACAGGATCAAAATTTTGGAAGACACCGATGGAGATGGTAAAGCAGATAAGATCACTGTTTTTGCAGAAGGTCTGAATATCCCTACCAGCATCATGGCGATCAATGGGGGTATCCTCATTTCCATGGCCCCTGATTTTGTTTTCCTGAAAGACACCAATGGAGACGGAAAAGCAGATGTCAGGGAGGTAGTCATGACAGGTTGGGGTAAAAGCGATACCCATGCGGGACCATCGAATCTGAAATATGGTTTTGACAACAAAATCTGGGGGGTACTGGGTTATTCCGGTTTCACAGGAGAAATTGCCGGCAAAAAATACAACTTTTCCCAAGGGGTTTACCGCTTCGCTCCGGATATATCAGATTTTGAATACCTGGGTTCTACCAGTAACAATACCTGGGGCTTAGGCTTCTCAGAAGATTTCAATGTCTTCATATCTACCGCCAATGGTCAGCACAGTGCTTACCTGGCCATGAGCAATGATTTTGTCCGCAGGCCGATTAGCGGAGGTTTTACCAATACGGTTTTTGGCATAGACAGTCACTATGACATGCCGCACCTAACCCCGGCATTAAGACAGGTGGACTATCATGGCGGTTATACCGCAGCTGCCGGACATAATTTTTACACTGCAAGAAATTTCCCTAAAAAATACTGGAACCGGATCGCTTTCGTCGCGGAACCCACAGGCCGCGTCCTGCACAATGCTATCATTGAAAAGGACGGTTCTGGCTTTAAAGAGAAAAACGGCTTCAATATCCTCGCCAGTTCAGACGAGTGGTTTTCGCCGGTCCATGCAGAAGTAGGCCCTGATGGGGCGCTATGGATAGCCGATTGGTACAATTTCATCATTCAGCACAATCCTACACCCAGAGGATTTGAAAACGGTGCCGGAAATGCTTACATCAATCCTATGCGGGATGCCAAACACGGTAGGATTTACCGCTTGGTCTATAAGGGCAATGACAATTACAAAACCATGTCCATAGACCCTGCCAAGAACAAAGACCTGATTGCAGGATTGAAATCCGACAACATGTTCTGGCGATTGACGGCCCAAAGGTTGATTGTGGAAAATAAGAATACAGGCATCGTCAGTGACCTGTATAAATTGATAAATGACAGAAAAACGGATGAACTGGGACTCAATACCCCTGCCATCCACGCCCTTTGGGCCTTGCATGGCCTGGGGCTTTTGGACGGATCTGATAAAAACAGCCTTCAAGTGGTCACCAAAGCCCTGAATCACCCTTCTGCCGGTGTGAGGAGGAATGCCATAGAGGTGCTGCCGCGTAATTTGGACAGCTTCAAGGCCATCACTACAGCCAGACTAGACCAGGACCCTGACCTGAATGTCAGGAAATCAGCTTTCCAGAAAATAGCCTTGATCCAAGACAATCCTGAACTCGGAGAATTCTTCTTCAAGGCAAGTCAGGATGAAGTAAACGGCAAAGATGTTTATATCTCCCAGATCATTTTTGCAGGGGTGTTGAACAATCCCAATTACTTTGAAAGCAATCTGGCCAACCTGATGCCTAAGGACAAAGCCGATAGTCTGATGACGCTCACGGACCGTATTGCCAAAAGCATTGTGGAAGAGGAATATAAGCTTGACCGCAGGTCGTCCATTCCATTCCCTCCTGATGCCAAAGGAAAGGAAATCCATATCCGTGCGGAGCTGGCAAAAGGGAATGATGGACTCATCGGTGTAATCGTAGCCCAGGGCAACAAAACCAATGGGTATTCCTTGTATGTATTGGATGATGTGCTGAACTGGGTAGTAAAAAGAGACGGTAAAGCATACAAAATATCCACTCCTAAAGGGGGAGTACCTGATAACTTCTTCACGGTATATGCCAACTTATTGGAAAGCGGGGAGATGCAATTATTTATTGACAATAAATTAATCGGCAAGGCACAGACTCCGGGTCTATTTACAGTAAGCCTAAATCCAGGTAATGTACGCGTAGGCAATGATGGGAGAGGAGAAAACCAGGTCGGTGACTATGATGCCCCGTCCTGGTTGAGAGGCCGAATGGGAAGAGAAAGCTATGTCAGTTTCAAAAATCCTGCATTTGACATGAGCAGTTTAATGGCAGCTGCCATCGAAAAAGGTCAGCCGAGCATTTCACGAGAAAACGCCAAAGTTGTGAAAATTGGTGTCATCCCGCATGAAATGAAATATGATGTAACAAGTTTCAAGGTAAAAGCAGGCCAAGCGGTTATCATTGATTTTGAAAACAAAGACTTCATGCAGCACAACCTTTTGGTAGCACAGATTGGGTCCTTGGAGAAAGTAGGTAAGGCCGCTGATGAAATGGCAAGGGATCCAAAAGGCATAGAGAAAAACTATATTCCGGATATTCCTGAAATCATCATTGCATCCAAGCTCGTAGATCCTGACAATATGGAAAGCCTGATGTTCATCGCCCCAAGCAAGCCCGGCGAGTATCCTTTTGTGTGCACTGTACCGGGACACTGGAGAATGATGAACGGAAAAATGATCGTTGAATAA
- a CDS encoding DUF6787 family protein produces MTSPKTNFLQKLQAKWKLNSLFQVVLVLIVFALTGFTILFIKKPIFDFLGVSMERGGFWKTILYLLLVLPLYQIILLMWGFVFGQFRFFWEKEVQFLKRISGRK; encoded by the coding sequence ATGACCTCGCCAAAAACGAATTTCCTCCAAAAACTTCAAGCCAAATGGAAACTCAACAGTCTTTTCCAGGTAGTATTGGTGTTGATTGTTTTTGCATTGACAGGATTTACCATTTTATTTATCAAAAAACCGATTTTTGATTTTCTTGGGGTGAGTATGGAAAGGGGCGGCTTTTGGAAAACCATCCTCTACCTTTTGCTTGTACTTCCTCTCTACCAAATCATCCTATTGATGTGGGGATTTGTATTTGGTCAGTTCCGTTTTTTTTGGGAAAAGGAAGTTCAATTCCTGAAAAGAATAAGTGGCAGAAAATAA